The DNA region ttaaataaaagtgTGAGTCACTGCATTACGGTTTATTTGATGGATGGAATTTTTTAGTAGTAAGCTCGAGGTAAAGATATCACATTCACATATCGGTTATTAATAcgaaaggagttgaagaaacCGTTCTTTTTATGGTGGGCCCAACCACTCGGCAGGTTAATTTTCCACTTGTTTTTAGCCAGATCAGCCAAACATGCTGACGTGGAGTGGCATTATCTCCAAACCAAAACCATTGAATTGGATTGGGTTGAATGCTGCATTGTTTTATTCCTCCGAACGATGTCCCTATCCTTTTAGtcaaaacctttttttttaatttcttaacttaatattctaattatatatacctTACAAAAACTCATTTAATCTCCTCTGCCAAATATACTTTAAAAAATGCGTTGTTTTGATTTACATAATATCCATATTAACCGTTGAAGATTTTGAGCCTGATCATATAGTATTATTACCATTGCGATATTCTTCATAATGAATGAATTTGTATTTACATGCATTAGAATTAAGTCATTCCGTCTATATTTTCATGACACACTTCGTTGATTGTCGGTTGCATATTCAGTAAATTTATTCCGTTAAAGGTTCATGATGTTCCTCGCACTTTCGGCTTCCCAACTAAGGTAAGGTTGGAATTATGTGCATATAAAAAAACATGGTGGTCAATGGTGTATATATTGGACATGTAAGATACTTTATGCTCAACTTTTAACCCTGGTATAAAGATAAACGAAAATGAAATTCATAAAacccagaaaaagaaattttttaggGGAAAAATGTATCTAGGAATTGAAGCATTCCGcatcaaaattttcatcacAAGCTTGATTGATTGCCATTGCATATGTAAGAAATTTATTCCGTTAAATATTTGTGACTTATATTTACATCGCACTTTCGGCTTACTAATTAAAGTACGGTTGAAATTATCAGCATTAagaaacggaaaaaaaaaatcgtagAGTGGTCAATGATGAATATATTGGATATATAAGATGCTTATACATACAACTTCTACCCctaatagagaaaaaaaaataaaaaatgaaaaatcctACAACtctagagttttttttttcacagtTAAAAGTAATATCTAAGAATTAAAACATTCCGTCCGCATTTTCTTCAAACGTTTCATTGTTTCCAATTGCATATATAGGAGATTTACTCCATTAGAGGTTCATGAACTACTCACCGCCCACTTTTGGCTTAACAAGGCAAGGATGAAAATATGATATGAGCATATAAAGAAACATTATGGTAACCGATGAATATATTGGGTGTCTAAGATACTTTTTATATACAAGTTCTACATCCCTAATAAAggtaaatataatgaaattctAAATCGCTTCAAAACCTTAAAACCCTATTTCGTGGTCAAATGTCAAATTCAAGAATTAAAGCATTTCATCTACATTTTCTTCACGCACTTTGTTAATTTCCAATTGCATATAGAAATGTATTCCATCTAGAGGTTCATGAATTGTTCATCGCGTTTTAGGCTTCCTAACTAAGGCAAGGTCGAAATTAGAAGCGTGTAAAGAATCAAACTGGTCAATTTTGAATACATTGGGCATATAAGActactttatatatatgcaacttCTAACTCCAATAAAGTAAACGAGAAAATACACATtaatcagaaaagaaaataacgtaaatgcagaaaagtaaatcttTTTCATAGTCAAAAGCTAGCGCCATTGAGACATTGCAACACTTTGACATGAGAATGGATGGACAGAAACGATTTAACATCAatagacaatatatatatatatatatatatatatatctttcgCAAAGATCCAAAACAGAAATTGCAAAATAGATAGTTAAAATTGATGTTTTACCATTATATATGTGTTAAGCCACTGAATAGATTATGGTTAAGTCATTTTCAAGATTAGCTAGGATTAGGAAATAGAACAGATGacgatattttttatttttttttggtttgtaattttctattttccagGTTCAATAATGGAGATTTTGAGGAATGAGTATATaaatgaaaagtgaaaaagaatGATGCGAGCATGCCCCACATGAGAGAGGTGGTAGGGCATTGAATCTATTGCAGGGATTTCCCGTGACAATATTTAAGTTTGAGCGGCCAATTTTCTTGCCATGGTattgtttttctttaaatatttttatctttttcttcccaaaaaaatgaaaagaaaatagaaaagtcgGGGTTTGATTTTTCTGATTTGTGATGGATTTCGGGTTTCTTCGTGGATGGGAGTATGTTTTTGCATGCAAGTTTCGTGGCTTAAGTGGAATTAGTATATCAATGACAATTTTTTAGGCATTCATATGAcatcatataaaatattaagtatgtccatccaaaataaaaattaagtacaAGTTAGAATGGCTACTTATATTAAATGAAAAGTGTGAATTGAGGAGACCCAATTGACCATCCAACTGTTTTTTGAACATTCTTTCAGGACAAGTAGGTTTCTTTTTCAACCagaaacaacaaaaacacaagAAAAATCAACTTCGCAAAAAACCAGAATATTCTCAACAAACATTTAACGTGAGGCCAAGGAGAGATGAGTTTCAATCGATTCAAGACGTTATCGTTGAACTAATTCGAGTCGGTAAGTGctctaaaaaaaaaggaaaattcatgTGCCATGAGGATATTAATTGAGAATATTCCCGATAAAAATTGCAAACCATATACAAATTTCTAGACAATCATTTCtagatattttatatatgtataatgtaTATAATTTCTTTGGGAAGAATTCTAAGAAAACCTGATATCTAGTACAGGAGAAAAACTCTAATGATCTTTTCTCGTGATAATATGGTGAGAAATGttcaaaccaaacaaaattATGACCCGCAACCTATGTGCTTAACGTGATATACCTTTTATTTGCTGGACTTATAATTAATGTGTAGTAAGGTGGATATCACCAAACAGTCCATCCACATGCATGCATATTCTTGAacgcaattattaattttttatcttctttttcaaattatgtTACATACTTTTTCAAttacttttgtttttattctctcaaatcaaactaaattaaaCATAATTTCGTTGCCAAgcggtattttttttttcatattattacTATGTGATAATAGTGAAAATTTTCCGGGTAATAATGTAAAGagatttaattaaatgaaCGATATCCTTTTTTTCGTGAGATTTGCAATAATTAATTACCTTCTTTGACGTTGAACCACCACCAAGGAATGTCTCCTCGAGACAAGGCTTTCCTTCTTACACATATTATTATCGTACCTTTTCTTTCCATCGGATTTGTCCGAGACAGCCTATTGGTTAATTTGGtaaattcctttttttctttttcttttttttgggtgaattggggggccggagcccaaggTTACTTTGGTATATTCAAAGGTGTGAATGTGATATGACCCCAATGCCACAATCCCAAACCAATAATCATGAAAAATGCActgatttattatattttttctttcacagaaaaaaaaatcaatgttaTTACTAAGTCAAGTTATTCTATAAACTTCAATTGTCAAGTTCGTTTTTCTGCTCTTCCAATCTAATCGGGATGGTAATAAcatgcataaaatcatattgaCCAGCTTCcgataaaatattttagtaagataataattatttcGAGCTAGAAAGAATAAATGTTTTTTGTACAGTGTATTATTTGCTCCTCACCATTGGACCAACTCCGCTCTCTCCTCTCTTACATGTGAAGTGGGTAGGAACTTGGAAGTATGCATGCAGATGCAGTCATGAAAGTAGTTAAATGAGTATGGGCCATGTTTCCCATCATATTGATTTCTTGTGGGGATTAAGAAATGACCCCGAACGCAATTACAATTAGATGGAGCCATCTATCTTTGCGAACGAACCCCGTGATACTGCAAGGGAATTCCTACGGATCGAGTAGTATGACTGTTGTTGAGGTAACCAACTCGACCGGAACTATAACTGTTTTGTCATATACAAAGGGCATATCGAAATGACGAAATTCCCCTCtagattttctttcctttatgCTACTTAGAGTTCCACAAAATGAATGGGTTTACAAGTGAACATAATATATAGGCTATAGCAAGTAccttgaaaatgaaaaggagaGTATAGCGCAATGGCTCATACACTTGTATGATAACTAAGAGATTCTAAATTCGATACTTGGTGGGACTGCTTGTGTCCCTTCATTgattattagaatttctattataTTGTACAAGTTATATGGGTGtctcttataaaaaaaaatactttgaaaatataagaaaataatttgtaaaaatacgtaaatttataataattattaataaatttattttatttttggagcAAGGATTTCAATGCTCTCAAAGTCTCTATCATTAGCTAGGCAGATGACAGGGTTTCATCCAATTTTCGACCGATTGGGTTGCCTTTATGGTCCTAAAATTGACATCGCAGGGTATCCCCTATCAGTAGCCCCAGCtaactttaattttctaatacAGTCTAGCGAGATCGGAATTAATCTTATCTCACCATGTTTTCGGGCTTCGAGTTTTGTATCATACGGATGTTAGGCAATTAATCATCGCCGATATGAGGAAGCCCTTTTGCAATGTCTCCGTAAGAATGAGGTGAAGCACAATTAATGGACACTTAAAATGTAGAAATCCCTCAGAATATGATCAGGCCTGAAATTACGAAACTATAATTCTTTAAAAGTTTTCAGAGATCAGGCAAAATTTCCAAACCGGAGGAGTAGATAAGATGTATTCGAGCCTCACCTCACGGTCCTCACCCCCGTTCAGCTCGACGTATTCTATGAATGTTCCTCCCAAACAAAAACCGGGCGGTGTTACAATTGCTCTTTTACACTCAACGTGACTTTGAAGGTTAGTAGGTTACTTTAATTACAAATTGATCTGTTAAGAAAAAACAAGCATGAACTACCTaccttattaattaattcattaatCTATTAGATAGGGACGCATATCTTTGTGGGGCTCTAGAATATAAATATGGAACCTCGTGTTATCTGAGGATGTAATCGCAGTACAAGGTAAAAGTAAAAAACGGGGcttcttaaaaaattaaggaaaaatttAATGCCACTCCGTATTATTGTGACATGCTTCTTAACTAAATCGTGACACGCTTAgtactttaatttaaatatttagtagTTTAGTTAAAGcgtttagtatttttattatttgtgaTGGATTATACAAAGTAATAAACACTTCAATTGTTGTACACGTAAAAAATTACTTGTATTAATcacgattattaaaaatattaaacactTGAGCTGAAATATTAAATGTTTAAACTGAAAGTACTAAACGTATCACAATGATATGAAGTTATGTTAACAAAAtccaaatattaaataaaaaagtgagAAAGACAACTCTGCCAACACAGTGTTTGACTAATTTTGTTGTCCAAAGTTAATTATTCAAGATATTGCCTTTTCGTAAATGCATTATTTTTCGAGCTCAGGGTTGCGATTTGGTAATTGTTCACTGGATGCAAGATGTACCAAGAATTAATGTTCTCGATAAACATGTCAACTTTACACGAAAATTACAAAATCGTGAATCTTCCAAATTGATTTGCGTAATGCAATTTGCATGGAGTGTCGACGGGCCAAGAACTTGTGAGGAGGCAGTATTTCTTTGATTTAGACAAATACTCACATATACACatgttttagaaaatacaataagtttcttattataaaggcttaatatataaatatgtatatatattcatgttttagaaaatacaaTAAGTTTGATATTATAAAAGCTTAATATGATATAAGTTATTATGCAAAATTAAAGATTATAAAATGCGTTATGTAGCAGACAGAATTCTCTTTAAATAGTTATCTGTAACAATGTGACTCACATGTCctatttttaaattcttttgtgTCGGATAACTTACATTGACCATTCAACATTCGAAGAGATTTTGAAACATATACAAATCAATTCAAATCGATTTATAAGGTGATGTAACATCAGACCTATACTTAAATTTCTGCtaaaaaatttagtatttgttCTAATCAGTTGCCATAGAATTGTGAAAACAGTATGCATATACTATTCGACAAACATTTCCATATGGTTTTCTTTCCTTTGCGATGCAGCTTTACGAAAAAGGAAGAATACACCCGGTCAATCTTAAACCGGCTCAACGGAACGAAATATAGGATCAATAAAATATAGCAATGCACTCGATCGAGATGATCTGATCTGAACCAGCATAATTGGAACTTCGACCGCCACAAAACTGAGGAACGGattgaaattaagaataaaagaTAAACGAATCGAATCCTCGAAACAAGCGACTGAATGAAGCATGTATAATATAGCTCTAGATGAGTAGCTTCTATTTTCCCCCTCCGAGACACAAAAAATTGATGATGATAACATGACTGAACTTTCTAGTTTTCTACAATCTATACAAATAGCCCCAGAGAGAATCACCACAATCATATACCTAATGTAATTTACAGTGGGAAGTTTGCCCCAAAATCGACAGACATTCCACGACTCCGACGCTCCAACATGTCCCCTGATCCACTAAAACCTAAGAAGAAAGAGGCTAAATAATGGATTCGGTTAGACTTAGTCATCATCTGATAAGCAAACGACTTCAGTAGTGTTGTTATTCCCCCTGCTTGGAGGCCGAACCTCAGGAGAACTCCCCGGGATAGTTGTTGGGATAGTTGCCGGGATAGTTACGTTCACTGGTGGCATTCGGAAGTTGTTGGGCTGCTGATTGGCAGCAGCCCAACTTACAATGTCCCTGAGCAGCTCGGTCTGGAACCCACGAGAGTTAATGGTGGCCATGGGCCCGATTGTGTAATCAGGTCGTTGGGCCCCGCCGGTCTGGGCCGTTCGAGGAGTTAAGTTAGACATGGGGGTTGATGGGTAGCCTGGTGGCGGGGTAGGGGTTGCTCCATGGGCAATGGCCGGTGAGGAAGTTCTCAAGGGCTGAAGGTGAGGAGCTGGGGCTCGTACCTCACGTGGAACTTGAATGTTTCCTGGAGAAGGAAATTGGCCAATGACAGGTGGTCTTGATGCACGCACAGGCGGGGCCGGGCTCATGGGCTGAAGGCCTCGCGGGTTGATTGCATGCGAGGTTGGTGTGCGCATGTTCTGAGGAAGTGCAGGAGAGGAGGGTCTGGGAATGAATGAGGGCGAGGCTTGTGGGTTCTGCTGTGGAGGCAAAGACAGCATCTGCTGTGCATAAGTTGCCACTGCTTCTGCAGGAAGGTGGAAACATAATGTGAATATTCCGATTCTAGAGCTGCACTATCATGTTCAAGGTAGCAATAACCgagaaaaagaacaaagagTAGCAATATTCTCTAATGACTTATAATCTCAAGCAACAGATAGTATCTTCCTAAACCACcacaaaatataataatagagaatgtattaatttcaaaagagATGCATTTTCTGCTTTAACTGTCTCTCGAGAGAAAATAGCTTTGAAAGGCATCTCCTCGTGGAAGAAAGGCCACTTTATGAGAAAATGATTTCGAGACAAGATCATCTCTATTGCCCCCGAGGATAAATGAAGTACAAGTGGATACAGGAAaagtaatataataattataaaaaaaaactctgcAGCGAAGAAAATGGAATACTACACAGGAGCCACTATGGAAATACATGCGTACCTTGCTGAACAGTGAGAGAACCAGAAGCCCTGAGATCTGAGCACTTGGAACGAAAGGCTTCAGCAAGAATCTTATTCATCAAAACCTTGTTCTGATACTCCTGCaattcattcttcttcaacaGATACTCCGCTTCTTTCTGCTGAATCTTCTCTTCGTACTTCATTCGAATCTGAGCAATCGCCACTTCAATCTCCTTCTCACAGTCAGCTTTCAACTTCAACTTCTGcagaagaaaaacaaaaatgtcAGGGCAACGGAAACAGGGAAGCCTGGCaagagaaattttaaaatggaCCAAAACAACTGACAGTGTCTTCGTGAATCTTGGCGGTGAGATCTGATTCTAGCCGTAATCTCTCCAACTCGTTCTGAAGTGGGTCAGGACACCTTGGGAGAGCCATCCTGGTGGCCCCCGAGAGAGAAGGTTGTGTACTATGAGAGCCAAACTCCAGTGGAACAAGAGGTGCAGTTGCCATTTGTAGGGCAGAGGGCATTGACGGTTGTGAGACATTTTGATTTAGAGCATCCCGAGCATTTAACCCCACTTCACTGCTGTTCACACGTGGCATTACATCAGCAGCTTGCAAATTTGGCGATCGACTAGGGACCTGCACGGCCGCCTCTGTGCCTGCTGCTTCAGTGTGGGGCGGATCAGATGGTTGAGCAGTGCTGGGATTAGGAAGCATATCATTGATCTGCTGCGAAGCATTTTCTTCGTGCAATCCATGGGGCATGGTAGGTTCCCCATTGGTTAAGCTCTGTAAGATTTAATAGTAGGAGTCTTAGCTCTTTGttgaataaattttcttacaGAAACCACAATAGGGACGGATAAGGgcttagaaaatttaattgtTAATTATGGCATTTCCTGTCGGATCTCAAGCAAACATGTGAAGCAAAGACCACCATACTTTACCTGATTTAATGGCATAGTCGCACCCTGAGAAAGGGGACCCACAAGCCGTCCTGATATATCCTGACAGTCTACTGATATAACATTATCTGTTAACACAGGAGAAATTCCAGCGTCACGATCCGGAGAGGTAGTCTCTGCTTCATTGCAGTCATCCTCAGAGGCAGTCTCCACTCCATTAGTAACTCCTCCAGGGGCCTCAGAGGCAGACCCATCAGGAACTTGTTCTGCTGCTAAAGGCAGCTGCAGCAGAGTTGGAGAGATACCTTCTGCTTCATTGCGATCATCTGCAGGGGCAATCTCCACTCCATCAGCAACAACTCCAGGGTCCTGGGGGGCAGACCCATCAGGTAGTTCTGCTGCTAAAGGCGGCTGCAGCACACTCTGAGAGGTACTTTCTGCTTCCTTGCAATCATCTGCCGGGGCAGTCTCCACTCCGTCAGCAACAACTCCAGGCGCCTCGGGGGCAGACCCTTCTGCAGGAACATCTGAAACATCTCCATTGGGCATGGTAGACGCTTCTTTTTGAGGGACCAAATCCTCAGACTGAGGAGTTACAGAGACGACATCGTCAGACTGAGGAATTAGAGAGGTGGTACGATCAGGAACATTTTCGGCATCTTCACAAATGCCCAAAGGAACCTCTCCATTCTGTACAGTTGAAGTTCCCTTAGCATTTAATCCCTGTGTACGCTCATATCGTGGCAGTGCTGTAACTGCTCCATTAGTAACATCCTCTTCCAATAAAGGATTCATAGAAACAGCATGTCCACGATCTTGTTCCAAACTTCCAGCCCTAGCACAATGCTCAAGAGCTGTACTCTTTCCTAAATCTTCATTCTCATTAGCTGTCTCGACACGTGTAATAGGAAGAGGTGCTTCTTCAAAGACTGCAGCAGCTTCAATAGGAACTGTTTGTTGAGCTTCTTCATCATTTGTCTGAAGAATTTCAACCTGATTCCCAGCTTCGGACACAGAATCTACAGAACCAATCTGATCCTGGTGCCTAATTCCATCAACTGAAGAGGCTTGCTTCtgcttaattttatttcttgcaGCAAGCTGGGCCTCTTCAAGCTGTTTAAGCCGTAAGTTCATCTGATTCTCACATTCATTAATCTTTCTTGCATACTCGGTTTCCAGTGCCTTGAGCTTTTCTACTCTTAGAGGACCATCGCGATGTAGCTGTGTTATAATGTAGGCCTCAACCCTCTGCTGACCCTCCAGAGCTCCCTTTTCTTTATTGAAACTCCTAAAAATAAGATTCCTTTCTTCCTCTTGCTCCCTGAGAAGCTCTGCCATCTGGTCTGAGAGCTCCCCCTGAATTTGCTGAATACTCATAGAGATATCTTTCTCTGCCAATGTAGGACTTGAAATTACATCCTTATCCGGGGTTTCCTGATTCAGAGGCCAGTCTTCAATCTCTACTTTCACATTATTGGGGTAAACTACTGCATGTTGAGACGAGTTTGTATTCGAGTGCTCCATCGGGATTTCATTCACTTTCTCAGGAGCTTTAGAGGCATCTACTGCCACTGAATTCTCTATGTGGCGAAGGAATGGTTTCTTCAGACCTCGTAAGATGGTGTATACACCTTCTGCCTCATCTTTGCTGCAACCGTAATTTAAATGCTCTTTTGCAAGGGCAAGAGATTCCTTGTGATCAATTTTCACCTTCACCAAGGAGGAGGCAGTCCAGCACTAAATTTTGTGCTGTATGTCAGTAAATGTGCAATTGACCATAACTGAAGACAGTATAATGAGGACAAAGAACATGGTTTGAAAGCTCAGGGAACTAAACAGCACGTACATATCTAATCTAAGATCGGCAGGAGCTAAGGGAGAGTACAATTACTCCAAGCATTATCTCCAaccaaattaataaaaaataaaaaataaaaaaatttactatgCTATTACTACATATCTTGATTCTACTGTGCCATGACAACGGTTTTCTGAGCCTTCATCTGGATGGAGGAAATTGGAGAAAAAATGGAGGGAGAGGAAATAAGGGGAGAAGGTGATAAAGGGAGTTGATAAAGGGAGGCGAAGAGAAGTAAAGTGTGATGCAAAGTTGCTGAGACTTAGGCATCTTATAGCTACTTCATGATGAATAGATGATGAGACAAAAAATTGTATAAGTGAAGAAGATACTAACCAAAGCTAACTGGAAGGCCTGTAAAATTGTGGCAGGTTCCTGATTGACAACACGGTTATTAATGACATAATCGAGAAAGGTGTAGACCATAATCTTGACTTCACCCTGCATATCAAAAGGAAATGATGTATCAGCAAACCAAGACGAATGATCATGCTCAGTAACTCTATAAAACGAACCCTAATTAGAGAAGAGTCGGACCTCCAAACTTAAAGCTTCGCAAAGTTTCGAAATTTGTGGCTTCAGAATGAGATGGAGACTCCTCTGTGCATTGCGAAGTGTTCTTCTTTCATCAGATCCATCTATATTACCCTCAGGTGCGACTGCAACACCCATTCCCTGAGAAGATAACTGAACAGGGCCAGAAGCTGCTGCAAAAGATATACTGAAAGTCTTAGATATCTTGTGAACAAAAGTCTATTCCTCTGGACCAAGAGATACCAACAAAAATCCAGccaaagaataattaaaatttactaTTATGCAGTCCCTGACCTTCCTTTTCAGCACTAGCTGATTTCCCATCGTCTTTCCCTTGTTTCTTAGAGGATACATCAACATTGTTCTCACATAACTTCCTGCGCTTCTTCACGACCTCATCGCTGTTCTCTTGCTCGGCATATTTACTTCCATTCATTTGAACTCTTTTCCGGTTCCTCTGCTGTGAGACGGAAGAATATTTCCAAGCAGGAGTTTTTCCCTCCAGCAACTGAGTCCAGAACAGGTGGGGCAACTCTTCACCAGGACACTGGATTTTTGACTCACCAAGCAATGCTATTTCCTTGCTGTAGTAAGTTTGTGAACCCTGCTGGGCTCTTGAAACGAGGAAAAGAGAGCTGCTCTGAGTTCTGCTTCTGTTTTCATCATTCACTGGTAGGATAGATAGAAGCTCCTGCAGAACTTTCTCGGGGTGATACTGATCAGCTAATGTGCAGGAAGATGGTCTATGGCCTAGatgaaattctttcaatttatCAAAGAGGTGCTTTGCTCCCCACATGAGCAAAGAGTGGCCAATGATAGGATTTACAGTCTGTATCATTCCACAGTCACCATTTTTGGCGTTTATTAACACCTTTTCTTCGACAGTGCAACTTGTGTAAAAGCGAAATAATTTAATCTGTTCAAACTGGGATTCCAATTGTACTTTCTGCAAGTTTCGTATATCATTTGCAGGGTTCCAATCACTCCCAAATACAATGATCGAGTCAACTGACAGCAGTTTGATGCTCGGAAGACAGGCCCGGGCTTCTAGCAAAAATACAAACCTCCCCGAGTCCTTCTTGTTGTAGTTGTTCATAGCAGCTACCTTCTTATGACGGGGAACATCCCCATCAATACGCTCATAAGAATCTGGACCAAATCTTTGCCGCAAGAAGTCGTCCAGTATATCACCGATTGATATATAGTCTCTTCCAGAGCTGCCAATAGACTGTAAACATTTTTTGCGAAGCATTAAATGGTGTTTATAATAAAATGCTTACTGTGTAGAAGACAAGGAATATAGACAACATAAAATGTATTATAGCTTTtattaagtaattaaaaaaaatgctttGATCAGCAGACTAAATTTTTAAAGTTGGCAATCGTCGCATATTATTCACTGTGTgataattcaaaataatataatcatattAGGTACTGAGGGTAAACTGACTGTAGTCTTCTATTCGCTTAAATGCATGCATGATTACATTACATAACCAAAACTAACAATTCAATATTTGGATACTGGACCACCTGCTTCTGTGTTGATATCCTTGTTTTGAcagaatgatactttgagaggaattatatataagtagGATAATTGGTGAAATACTCAATAACCTCACCTGGAACATTATGATTACCCTCAAACCTCGACTCTGCAATTCAGAAAGCAACTTGTCCAGAAGTTGTAGCTTCCCGCTAGCTTGTATTCCAACATCCAAGTACTGAGACACTTGAAGGTCTTTAATAAGCAACTTCTGAAGCGACGCATCCACGAGGTAAGGATGATCACAACACTGTGGGgagggggggtgggggggacAAATACAACCATACAAACTATTTAATAAACTaaagaaatgaagaaagaCAAGAAAATGTGCAATCGATGGGCCAGTTAAGCAAATAAACCTTCCGAGAAGCATAAAGTATATCACGTAGAGCACCAACTAGATCTGTCTTTGAAGATGAACGGAGTGGAAGGGAGTTTGAAAGAAGCGTAGCACAATATTGTTCTAGCTGGACATTTGA from Punica granatum isolate Tunisia-2019 chromosome 3, ASM765513v2, whole genome shotgun sequence includes:
- the LOC116198680 gene encoding helicase protein MOM1 isoform X1 produces the protein MASNTRMTHKITEEDTRGRRSSARLASASVLAVADSSGLRRSTRETFSKKTVTPEHPTARKSERLEKQTPPPSSPPSVTRSSVKKRLVQQSPLRRSERCKKQRPSLSLSGSKSSGKNSATSVSHTEKKDEDMKENSMKKLSQRAKEVVKIESDESESTQTKKERMDAHAYRALFQKQEKKVKRSGNVHHSTLKIDVDGQSRTIVLAMGNPKACPIHYEELSRSRNLSAQDCVNSGSQSSKEFDALGNCQVNSSRIREKLNSAEQLDNPENECNLDSSVRHDVQSLPSPRQGLVDTTNGMTRIEESTIKEVLPGRVDSPRNGTPPGGDNCADVGPEVVLDASTAVNCKDNTATPSRSRLTKNVSVEESGLNLKRKSGELEGGLNLKVGKDVTKNDRQSDHQSEVRANGDNNNCFICKLGGFLLCCDGKDCERSFHLSCLIPPLKDVPLGIWYCPACVRKRMEFGVHSISKGVEAIFDVREVEVSDANGWQAQRQFFVKYKGLAHVHNRWVPEAELLIESPSAIARFDKRSQSVKWKPQWAVPHRLLEKRLETFRQRDEVSTAEIANCRYQWLVKWWCLGYEHATWELEDEPFFNSSEAENLIKDYEAEHDRTERPPVLGIDELQERKNKSMSKLSKLPDGISSGSDGNCLDVVNRLRELWLKSHNAIIIDDQEYMLKVISFITSLQLDACHPFLIISSSNSLNLWDVEFFRLARSTNLVVYNGDKELRKSIRNLEFPEKGGATMFQVLISAPRAVAEDMDMLKNIEWEAIIVDECQRSGIARHFEEIKMLKTEMRLLLCTGPLKETFSEYCGLLSFLEHESGWRTGNGVGASSDDAMLKLKERLSRFIVSGSKVEFSRFLEYWVPVQLSNVQLEQYCATLLSNSLPLRSSSKTDLVGALRDILYASRKCCDHPYLVDASLQKLLIKDLQVSQYLDVGIQASGKLQLLDKLLSELQSRGLRVIIMFQSIGSSGRDYISIGDILDDFLRQRFGPDSYERIDGDVPRHKKVAAMNNYNKKDSGRFVFLLEARACLPSIKLLSVDSIIVFGSDWNPANDIRNLQKVQLESQFEQIKLFRFYTSCTVEEKVLINAKNGDCGMIQTVNPIIGHSLLMWGAKHLFDKLKEFHLGHRPSSCTLADQYHPEKVLQELLSILPVNDENRSRTQSSSLFLVSRAQQGSQTYYSKEIALLGESKIQCPGEELPHLFWTQLLEGKTPAWKYSSVSQQRNRKRVQMNGSKYAEQENSDEVVKKRRKLCENNVDVSSKKQGKDDGKSASAEKEAASGPVQLSSQGMGVAVAPEGNIDGSDERRTLRNAQRSLHLILKPQISKLCEALSLEGEVKIMVYTFLDYVINNRVVNQEPATILQAFQLALCWTASSLVKVKIDHKESLALAKEHLNYGCSKDEAEGVYTILRGLKKPFLRHIENSVAVDASKAPEKVNEIPMEHSNTNSSQHAVVYPNNVKVEIEDWPLNQETPDKDVISSPTLAEKDISMSIQQIQGELSDQMAELLREQEEERNLIFRSFNKEKGALEGQQRVEAYIITQLHRDGPLRVEKLKALETEYARKINECENQMNLRLKQLEEAQLAARNKIKQKQASSVDGIRHQDQIGSVDSVSEAGNQVEILQTNDEEAQQTVPIEAAAVFEEAPLPITRVETANENEDLGKSTALEHCARAGSLEQDRGHAVSMNPLLEEDVTNGAVTALPRYERTQGLNAKGTSTVQNGEVPLGICEDAENVPDRTTSLIPQSDDVVSVTPQSEDLVPQKEASTMPNGDVSDVPAEGSAPEAPGVVADGVETAPADDCKEAESTSQSVLQPPLAAELPDGSAPQDPGVVADGVEIAPADDRNEAEGISPTLLQLPLAAEQVPDGSASEAPGGVTNGVETASEDDCNEAETTSPDRDAGISPVLTDNVISVDCQDISGRLVGPLSQGATMPLNQSLTNGEPTMPHGLHEENASQQINDMLPNPSTAQPSDPPHTEAAGTEAAVQVPSRSPNLQAADVMPRVNSSEVGLNARDALNQNVSQPSMPSALQMATAPLVPLEFGSHSTQPSLSGATRMALPRCPDPLQNELERLRLESDLTAKIHEDTKLKLKADCEKEIEVAIAQIRMKYEEKIQQKEAEYLLKKNELQEYQNKVLMNKILAEAFRSKCSDLRASGSLTVQQEAVATYAQQMLSLPPQQNPQASPSFIPRPSSPALPQNMRTPTSHAINPRGLQPMSPAPPVRASRPPVIGQFPSPGNIQVPREVRAPAPHLQPLRTSSPAIAHGATPTPPPGYPSTPMSNLTPRTAQTGGAQRPDYTIGPMATINSRGFQTELLRDIVSWAAANQQPNNFRMPPVNVTIPATIPTTIPGSSPEVRPPSRGNNNTTEVVCLSDDD